In Streptomyces longhuiensis, the following proteins share a genomic window:
- a CDS encoding lipid-transfer protein, with the protein MAGLKDATAIVGIGQTAFGKQLPENEKTLACRAILAALDDAGIAPSEVDAFASYTMEETDEVEVAKAVGAGDVTFFSKVGFGGGGSCATVAHLAAAVATGQASVGVAWRSRKRGSGPRPWKNTTVQLPTPAQWTRPYGLLRPADEIAMLARRYMHEYGATRDHLFNIALACRNRANQNPAAMMYERPLTRDMYMTARMISEPLCLFDNCLETDGALACVIVSAERARDCRQKPVYVHSVAQGLPSQHHGMVNYWNDDPLTGPAWTAARHLWKQADFGPDDVDVAQIYDAFTPLIPLSLEGYGFCGRGEGGAFTEGGALEIGGRLPLNTGGGGLSEAYVHGFNLINEGVKQLRGISTAQVPGAGTCLVTAGEGVPTSALLLRGA; encoded by the coding sequence ATGGCGGGGCTCAAGGACGCGACGGCCATAGTGGGGATCGGGCAGACGGCCTTCGGTAAACAACTCCCCGAGAACGAGAAGACGTTGGCCTGCCGGGCGATTCTCGCCGCGCTCGACGACGCCGGGATCGCGCCGTCCGAGGTCGACGCCTTCGCCTCGTACACGATGGAGGAGACCGACGAGGTCGAGGTCGCCAAGGCCGTCGGCGCGGGGGACGTGACCTTCTTCAGCAAGGTGGGGTTCGGGGGCGGCGGATCGTGCGCGACCGTCGCGCATCTGGCCGCCGCCGTCGCCACCGGGCAGGCGAGCGTCGGGGTCGCGTGGCGGTCGCGCAAGCGGGGGTCGGGGCCGCGCCCGTGGAAGAACACGACGGTCCAGCTGCCGACACCGGCGCAGTGGACGCGCCCGTACGGGCTGCTGCGCCCCGCCGACGAGATAGCGATGCTCGCGCGGCGCTACATGCACGAGTACGGGGCGACCAGGGACCACCTCTTCAACATCGCGCTCGCCTGCCGCAACCGCGCCAACCAGAACCCGGCCGCGATGATGTACGAGCGGCCGCTGACGCGCGACATGTATATGACGGCCCGCATGATCAGCGAGCCGCTCTGCCTCTTCGACAACTGCCTGGAGACGGACGGCGCGCTGGCGTGCGTCATCGTCTCCGCCGAGCGGGCGCGCGACTGCCGCCAGAAACCGGTGTACGTGCACTCGGTCGCGCAGGGGCTGCCGTCCCAGCACCACGGGATGGTCAACTACTGGAACGACGATCCGCTGACGGGGCCGGCGTGGACCGCGGCCCGACACCTGTGGAAACAGGCCGACTTCGGGCCGGACGACGTGGACGTCGCCCAGATCTACGACGCGTTCACGCCACTGATCCCGCTGTCCCTGGAGGGGTACGGGTTCTGCGGGCGCGGCGAGGGCGGGGCGTTCACGGAGGGCGGAGCGCTGGAGATCGGCGGACGGCTGCCGCTCAACACCGGTGGGGGCGGGCTCAGCGAGGCGTACGTCCACGGTTTCAACCTGATCAACGAGGGCGTGAAACAACTGCGCGGCATCAGCACGGCGCAGGTACCGGGGGCGGGGACGTGCCTGGTGACGGCGGGCGAGGGGGTGCCCACGTCGGCCTTGCTGCTTCGGGGGGCGTGA
- a CDS encoding Zn-ribbon domain-containing OB-fold protein produces MTESEICYLSPVIDDDGAPFWRYAAQSQLRMQACASPACGELRFPPRPCCPHCGSFESEWRLMSGRGRIWSYVVPHPPLLPAYAAVAPYNAIIVELADAPRIRLVGNLVASADAALNSVDPGRLRIGAKVQVVFTDVDGVTMPRWVLERP; encoded by the coding sequence ATGACAGAATCTGAAATCTGTTATCTGTCACCTGTCATCGATGACGACGGTGCACCCTTCTGGCGCTACGCCGCCCAATCCCAACTCCGCATGCAGGCCTGCGCCTCGCCCGCCTGCGGTGAGCTGCGCTTCCCGCCTCGTCCCTGCTGCCCGCACTGCGGGTCGTTCGAGAGCGAGTGGCGGCTCATGAGCGGGCGGGGGCGGATCTGGTCCTACGTCGTCCCGCATCCGCCGCTGCTGCCCGCGTACGCCGCCGTCGCCCCGTACAACGCGATCATCGTCGAACTGGCGGACGCGCCCCGGATCCGGCTCGTCGGGAATCTGGTCGCCTCCGCCGACGCGGCCCTGAACTCCGTCGACCCCGGGCGGCTGCGCATCGGCGCGAAGGTACAGGTCGTCTTCACCGACGTCGACGGTGTGACGATGCCACGCTGGGTCCTGGAGCGGCCGTGA
- a CDS encoding enoyl-CoA hydratase/isomerase family protein yields the protein MSVRVETDKETGVAVVTLDRPERHNAIDLATVDELIAAWRGFRFDDSVRAVVITGAGDRAFCTGIDRDAEVPQPQSPYSIDDPLVTVGPKANDLWKPVVAAVNGMACGGAFYLIGESEFVVADESATFFDPHTAYGMVSAYETIHLAQRMPFGEVARMALMGTAERISARRAYETGLVSELTEPGGALAASVRCAETIASYPTEAVQGTVRAVWAAKEAARTQALAHAPQLIALGNLPPERQAELFSARRPGGFRVR from the coding sequence GTGAGCGTGCGCGTCGAGACCGACAAGGAGACCGGGGTCGCCGTCGTCACCCTCGACCGGCCCGAGCGCCACAACGCGATCGACCTGGCGACCGTCGATGAACTCATCGCCGCCTGGCGGGGGTTCAGGTTCGACGACTCGGTGCGCGCCGTCGTCATCACCGGCGCCGGTGACCGGGCCTTCTGTACGGGCATCGACCGCGACGCCGAGGTGCCGCAGCCGCAGTCCCCGTACAGCATCGACGATCCGCTCGTCACGGTCGGGCCCAAGGCCAACGATCTGTGGAAGCCTGTCGTCGCCGCTGTCAACGGGATGGCGTGCGGAGGGGCGTTCTATCTCATCGGCGAGAGCGAGTTCGTCGTCGCCGACGAGAGCGCCACGTTCTTCGACCCGCATACGGCCTACGGCATGGTCAGCGCCTACGAGACCATCCATCTCGCCCAGCGCATGCCGTTCGGCGAGGTGGCACGGATGGCGCTCATGGGGACCGCCGAACGGATCTCGGCCCGGCGCGCGTACGAGACCGGGCTCGTGTCCGAACTGACCGAACCCGGCGGCGCGTTGGCGGCTTCGGTGCGCTGCGCCGAGACGATCGCGTCGTATCCGACCGAGGCCGTGCAGGGCACGGTGCGGGCGGTGTGGGCGGCCAAGGAGGCGGCGCGCACGCAGGCCCTCGCGCACGCGCCGCAGTTGATCGCCCTGGGCAATCTGCCTCCGGAGCGGCAGGCGGAGCTGTTCTCGGCGCGGCGGCCGGGCGGGTTCCGGGTGCGGTGA